The following is a genomic window from Campylobacter lari subsp. lari.
ACTCCATAAATTCTAGCTTGCAAAGAATTATTCTTATAAGTTACCACCCCTATTTTACCCACATCTGCTTCTACTGCTTCTAAATAAGGCAAAGAGCTTAAGGTTTTTAAATCACTCAAATTCAGCCTTGTTCTGCCTGATCGGATATCTCCCAAGCCACGCCCTGAAACAACTTCTATGGTATTTGTCCCAATAGAGCTAATAGAAGCAAGTATGTTTTGTTGAGCTCCAAGTCCTAAAGCAACCACGCAAACTACTGAAGCTATACCTATGATAATACCAAGCATGGTAAGCAAAGAACGAAGCTTATGTGCTATGATGGAAGCTACAGACATTTTTAAACTTTCAAAAAGCTGATTTTTAAGCAAATTAAAGCTTTTTTTCTCTTTTGGCATTAACTTAGCTTTTATTTCATCTGCTTTTTTTGTACCATTATCACTTATGATCTTACCATCTTTAATTTCTATAACTCTTTTTGCTCTAGCAGCTATTTCTCTATCATGAGTGACTAAAACTACGGTGTGTCCTTGCTCATTGAGTTTATTTAAAATTTCTAAAACTATTTTTCCACTTTTAGAATCAAGCGCACCCGTTGGCTCATCTGCTAAAATAAGCTCACCACCATTCATCAAAGCCCTTGCTATAGAAACTCTTTGTTGTTGGCCGCCACTTAACTCATTTGGCTTAGAAAGTTCTTTATGATCAAGCTCTAAAAAAGAAAGTAATTCTTTAGCCTTTTGCGATCTTTCATGTTTGTTTTTACCCGCATACACAGCAGGCAATGCTACATTATCTTTAGCATTTAAAAGACTAAGTAGATTATATCTTTGGAAAATAAAACCAATTTTTTCGCGTCTAATCCTTGCTTTTTCATCTTTGTTTAAATTTGTAACTTCATATGCATCTAAAAAATATTTTCCACTACTTGGCTCATCAAGCGTTCCTATAATATTTAAAAGAGATGTTTTTCCACTTCCTGATTGTCCTATAATGGCTACAAATTCTCCCTTTTGAATATAAAGATTAATATTTTCTAAAATAGTTGTATTATTAATCTTTTTTTGTATATTTTCTAAGCGTATCATTTTTTATTTTTACCTATGATAACTAAATCACCCTCATTAATACCATCTAAAATTTGAGTATTTAAACTATCTTTAATACCTAATTTAACAGGTGTTTTTACACTTATATTATTGGCTTTTAAAATTTCTACATAATACCCCTTTGTATCACTTTTTATAGCCAAAGTTGGTATAACTAAAGTATTATTTTCTGTTTTAATAGCAATTTCATTTTCTGTACTCATACCTATGCGTAAAAAATTATTATCATTTTTTACAAAAACCCTTGCATAATAATACACAGCATTAGTGCTAGCACTTGAGCTTGAATTTAAATTTGTATTGCTTGTTGCATCACTTATAGTGGTATTAGCTGGATCTATACTAGAAATCACTGCTTCATATTTTTTATCAGGTTCGTTTAAAATGCTAAATTTAACCTTTTTTCCAACACTGATTTTATTAATATCAGCTTCAGCTATTTGCATACGAATTTCCATTTCACTTAAATCAGCCAAACGCACTATACTTGGTGTGTTTTGATTTGCATTTACAGTTTGCCCCTCTTCAACTGCTACATTGATAATCTCACCCTTGCTAGGTGCAGTTATAGTGGTAAAAGCTAAATCTTTTTGAGCATTTTTTAAAGAAATTTCAAGTTGAGTAGTTTGAGCTTTTAAATCAGCAACATTTGCTCTTAAGGCATAAAAAGTATTTTTAAGATTTTCAAGATTTTCTAAAGAGGTAGCCTTTTTAGCATAAAGTTTTTGCTCTCTTTGGTATTGTTTAGTAGCTATATCAAGAGCGATTTTTTTACTTTCTAAATTTGCCTTTGCACTTTCAAGCTGAGCTTTAGTAATATCTAAATCATTTTGTTGTTTATCTTTGTCAATTTGTGCGATTAAATCACCCTCATTAACATGATCACCTAATTTTACATGAAGCTTTGTTATTTGCCCACTAACTTGCGCACCAACATCAACCTGGGTTTTTGCATAAACCTCGCCAATTGCTTCTATACTTTGAGTGATGTCTTGTTTTTTAGCTTCATAGGTTAGATAATTATATTCTTCCTTATTTGCAAAAAAGAAAAAATACACCCCTATAATAAGTATAATCAAAAACATACTTAAATAAATTATTTTTTTCATTTTAATCCTTTAAAAACCATATAATAAAACATTTGTATGAAGTAAAAATAAAATTGTAACAATAAAATATAATTTTAACAATTTTAAAGCTTATAAGATATAAGATAAATCAAAAAAAGGAAAAATAATGCAAGATTATTTAAATTTAATGCAAAATCGCTCTTCGATTAGAGCTTACACCCAAGAAAAAATTTCTAAAGAGAATTTAGAATATATCTTAGAATGTGCTAGATTATCTCCTAGCTCCTTAGGACTTGAACCTTGGAAATTCTTAGTTTTTCAAAAAGATGAACATAAAAAAGAAATTGCTAAAATAGCTAATAATCAAAGTCATGTAGCAAATTGCGCTGCTATTATAGTTGTAATTTCAAGAGCTGATTTTAAAGATTATTTTGAAGAAAAACTAAAAAAGAGGGGTTTAAGCCAAGAAGAGTTAAACAAACGCTTGCAAACTTATAAGCCATTTTTAGACGCAATGGATTTAGAGCAAAGTTTTATTTATGCCAAAGAACAAAGCTATCTTGCTATTGCAAATATTATCAATGCTGCTTATAGTTTAAATTTGGGCTCATGTATTATCGGTGGCTTTGATAAAGATAAAATCAATCAATATTTAAATTTAGACACTACCAAACAAAGAGTATCCATGCTCATTACTTTAGGACATACCCAAGAAAATACTAGCGTAGGAAAAGCTCGTTTTGCATTTGATGAAGTAGTAGAATTTAAAGATTAATCAAATATCAAAACTCCATTTAAATTTTATATAATAGAATAATATTTTTAAAATAAAATGGAGTTTTTAATGCAAGGAAATTTCTTAAAGACTTTTGGCGTATTGCCATTTTTAGCAGTAGCTTTTATTAACGCTTTTGTGGATTTAGGACACAAAATCATTATACAAAACACTATCTATAAATTTTATGAAGATAGCACTCAACTTTTTTTAACCGCTATTATCAATGCTTTGATGCTTTTACCTTTTATCCTTATGCTTTCACCTTCTGGATTTTTAGCAGATAAATTTCCTAAAAATAAAATCATGAAAATATCTGCATTATTTTCAGTAATATTAACTTGTATTATTTGTTTGTGTTATTATCTTGGAGCATTTTGGCTTGCATTTGTAATGACTTTTATCATGGGAGTACAATCTGCCTTATACTCTCCTGCAAAATATGGTTTTATAAAAGAATTAGTAGGAAAAGAGCTTTTAGCTATGGGAAATGGAGCTGTCAATGCGGTAAGTATCGTGGCTATTTTAGCGGGTATGGCGGTATTTTCTCTAAGCTTTGAAATGCTTTTTGAGTCAAATTTTAACACTCCTTCAGATATTTTAACACAAATTGCACCTTTGGGTTTTGTATTAATAGCTTTTGCTGTATTAGAACTTTTTTTAGCTTATAAACTCCCTAACTTAAAAGAAGAAGATAAAAATTTAAGTTTTGATAAAAAACAATATTTCCAAGGAAAGCTTTTAGCCTCTAATTTAAAAACTATATTTTCTCATAAAATCATTTGGCTTTGTATTGTAGGAATTTCACTTTTTTGGGCCATATCGCAGCTTTATTTAGTGAGTTTTCCTGTATATGCAAAAAACGATCTTTTTATAGAAAACACCTTTTACGTACAATGCTCTTTAGCTTTTTCTGGTATAGGAGTGATTATAGGATCACTTATTAGTGGTAAGTTTTCTAAAAATTACATCGAATTAGGCCTTATACCACTAGGTGCTTTAGGGGTTTTTCTAATGAGCATTTTAATGCCATTTTTAGAAAACTTGCTAAGCTATAGTGTGGTGTTTTTTATTTTTGGTTTAAGCGGGGCATTTTTTATCATACCTTTAAATTCTCTCATACAATTTCATGCAAAAGAAAATGAACTAGGAAAAGTCTTAGCAGGTAATAATTTTATACAAAATATTTTCATGTTAGGCTTTTTAGCACTAGCTACTTTTGCTGCTTATGCTGAATTTGAAGTGATAAATTTGTTTTATTTTATCATCGCTGTGGCATTTTTTGGAAGCGTTTATGTGCTAAGTAAACTGCCTTTTTCTTTAGTGCGTTTATTAATGAGCATAGCGTTTTTTCAACGCTACCGTTTATTGGTAGAAGGTTTTGAGAATATTCCTGAAAAAGGTGGAGCATTATTGCTTGGTAATCATATATCTTTTATAGATTGGGCTATAGTGCAAATGGCCATACCAAGAAAAATTTATTTTGTTATGGAAAAAAGCATTTATTCTAAGTGGTATATTAAAATTTTTCTTGATAAATTTGGAGTTATTCCTGTTTCAAGTGCTTCTAGCAAATCAAGCTTAGAGCTTATTGCTATGCATATTAAAAACGGAAATTTAGTTTGTCTTTTCCCAGAAGGAGTACTCTCACGCCATGGACAGCTTAATGAATTTAAAGGAGGATTTGAGTTAGTTTGCTCAAAATTAGAAGAACAAGATGGAGTGATTTTGCCTTTTTATATTAGAGGACTTTGGGGGAGTGCTTTTTCAAGAAGTGATGAAGAATTTTCAGCAAGAAATCGTAAAATAAGCAAAAGAAAAATCGCTATTGCTTTTGGAAAAAGCTTGCCAATACACACTAAAAAAGAAGTGGTTAAAGCAAAAGTTTTTGAACTTTCTTTTATTGCTTGGAAATCCCAATGTGAAAGCATGCATACTATAGCCAGAGCTTGGATAGATAGTGCTAAGAGAAATTTAAGTCAAATAGCTATTGTTGATCCTTTAATAGGTGGTATTACCTATAGAAAAATGCTTGCTTTAAGTTTGGTTTTTAGCTCTTTCATAAAAAATAGATCGCATGAGTTAAATATACAACCTACCCAAGGAAGCTATGCTCCAAAAGAAGAATGTGTGGGAATTTTGCTTCCTGCTTCTATGGCTAGTTCTCTTTGTAATCTAGCTGTATTGCTTGCAAATAAAATCGTAGTGAATTTAAACTTCACAGCAGGTATAAAGGCGATTAATCAAGCCATTCAAAGTTCTCAAATTCAACAAATTTATACCTCTAGAAAATTTATGGAAAAATTAGAAAATAAAGGTATAAAACTAGAATTTGAAGAGCATGTTAGAATTATTTTCATAGAAGATGTTATCGCAAGCTTTAAAAGACAAAAACTCAAAATCTTTTCTATGCTTGCTTTAGTAAGTATCTTACCTACTTGTTTAATAAAAGCATTATTTGCACCTAATAAACAAAACCTTGCCATAGCTGCTATATTATTTAGTAGTGGTAGTGAGGGAACACCAAAAGGAGTAATGCTAAATAATCGTAATATTTTAAGCAATATAGCTCAAATTTCAGATGTATTATGTGCAAAAAACGAAGATGTTGTCTTATCTTCTTTACCACCTTTTCATGCTTTTGGATTAACTGTAACTACTTTTATGCCTTTATTAGAAGGGATTAAAAGCATAACACATGCTGATCCAACAGATGCACTAGGTGTAGCAAAAGCTATAGTAAAAAATAATGTTAGCATTATGTGTGCTACTTCTACTTTTTTGGGTATTTATGCAAGAAATAAAAAACTTGATGCGATTATGTTTGAAAGTTTAAGGATTATCGTCTCAGGTGCTGAAAAACTCAAAAGCGAAGTAAGAACTGCCTTTGAAATGAAATTTAAAAAACCTATTTTTGAAGGCTATGGAGCCACTGAAACCACTCCGGTTGCAAGTGTGAATTTGCCAAATAAATTTGATCCTGATTATTGGATTTTACACCGTGCAAATAAAGAAGGTAGTGTAGGTATGCCTTTACCAGGAAGCGCTATACGCATAGTAGATCCATCTACTTATGAAAGTTTAAATCATGGAGAAGATGGATTAATACTCATTGGTGGTCATCAGGTTATGGTGGGTTATTTAAACAATAAAGAAAAAACCGATGAAGTTATCAAAGAAATCGATGGCATACGCTGGTACAATACCGGCGATAAAGGCCATGTAGATGAGGATGGCTTTTTATATATAGTGGATCGTTATTCTCGTTTTGCAAAAATTGGCGGTGAGATGATATCTTTAGGAGCTTTAGAGGAAGAAATTGCTAAATTTATCAATACAGATATAGTAAAATTTTGCGCAGTTGCACTAGATGATGATAAAAAAGGTGAAATGGTATGCTTATTAGTAGAATGCCAAGAGCAAGACTTTGAAGGAATTTGTGAAGTGATTAAAAACTCTACTATGCCTGCTATTTTTAAACCAAGTAAATATTTTAAAGTAGAACAAATTCCACTTTTAGGTTCTGGTAAAGTGGATTTAAAAGGTGCTAAAGATTTAGCTAAAATCTTGCAAACTCATTAAAATAAGCCTTTGGCTTATTTTAATTCTAAATTAATCTTGCGAATGATTTCTTTCATGCTTTTTTCTAGTTTTTGTAAATTTTAAATCTTTAAAGCTTTTTTCTGGTAATTTTGTAATAGAATTTTCTAATTTATTTATCTTATATGTAAGATAGGTCTTTTTCGAATTTTATTAATGAATTTTACTAAAATATTTTTGATTTTTTATATTTCATTATCATTTTTTTGATACATTTACACACTAAAAATACTAAAAAGGGAAATAATGAAAATTTTTGATATGGTGGTTATTGGCGCTGGCCCTGCAGGTATTGCAGCGGGAGTAGAAGCTAAAATAAAAAATAAAGAAGTTATTGTTTTAGAAAAAGCTGATGCGGTTTGTCAAACCTTAGTAAAATTTTACAAAGAAGGCAAAAGAGTAGATAAAGCTTATAAAGGTTGTGATAGCACAAATCACGGGCATATAAATTTTGAAGATGGAACTAGAGAAAGCACGATAGAAACTTTCCAAAATGCTATCAAAGAGCATAATCTTGAAGTAAAACTTTCTAGTGAAGTTGAAAGTATTAAAAAAGATGGGGAAAATTTCATCGTTAGCACCGCAAATGAAAATTATATTTGCAAAAATGCAGTTATTGCCATAGGTAGAATGGGTAAACCGAATAAACCAAGCTATACTTTACCTATAACTTTAACAAAAATCATCAATTTTAATGCAAATTCAGCAAGCCAAGGTGAAAAAATCTTAGTTGTAGGTGGTGGAAATTCGGCAGCAGAATACGCTATAGATTTAGCTAAAAATAATGATGTAACGCTTTGCTATAGAAGAGAAACTTTCTCAAGATTAAACGATATTAATCTAGAAGATATTCAAAAAGCTTTTGAACAAGGCAGTGTAAAAGCAAAACTTGGCATAGATATAACTAGCATTGAAGATGAAGGCGGTAAAGCTAAAGTAAATTTCACTAATGACACAAATGAAATTTATGATCGTATTATTTATGCTATTGGTGGTTCAACTCCACTTGATTTCTTACAAAAATGCTCTATAGAAGTTGACGAAAAAGGCGTGCCAAGTTTTGATGAAAATAAAGAAAGCAATGTAAAAGGATTATTTGTAGCAGGTGATATAGCGAGCAAAAATGGAGCTTCTATTGTAGTGGGTTTAAATGATTCGTTTAAAATCTGCGATCATCTTTATAAATGCTAAAACTCTTTCAATACTCAAAAGGCTATCGCTATAATAACGATAGTCTTTTACTTTTTGACTTTTTATCTAAATATAATTTAAAAGGAAATATCCTTGATATAGGATGTGGCTGTGGAATTTTAGGACTTTTGATAAAACAAAAATTTCCAAATTCAAAAGTTTATCTACTAGATATCCAAGAGCAAAATATCAAACTAAGTTATAAAAACGCCAAAGAAAATAAACTTGAAATTCAAGGCATTTGTGAAGACTTTTTAAACTATAAAAGTGATATAAAATTTGATTTTTTGATCTCTAATCCTCCATTTTATAAAAAAAATACACAAAAAAGTCAAGATTTGCATTTATGCATATCAAGATATCAAGAATTTATGCCACTTGAAAAAATGCTTTTTAAAATAAATTCTTTAATCAAGCCAAATGGTAGTTTTTTTATGTGTTATGAGGCTAGTTTTTTAGATGAAATTTGTGCTTATTTAAAACAATTTAAATTAAAACTAGTTTCACTTCAATGTATTCATACCAATGCACAAACTAATGCAAGACTTGTTTTAATGCATATTAAAAAAAATAGCAAAAGTCCTTGCACTATAATGCCTACACTTTTTATGTATGAAAATGATGTTTTAAATCCAAAAATTAGTGAAATTTATGAAAATACAGGAACTATAAGCTATGATGTGTGAAAAAGGTTTTGATTTTTCTTTTGATGAAAGTGCTTGTGAAAAATGCGGCGGGAAATGTTGCACTGGAGAAAGTGGGTATATCTATGCTAGCAAAGAAGAACTAGAAGCTATTGCTAGTTTTTTAAATTTAGGCTTTGAAGCCTTTAAAGAGCAATACCTCATCAAAGTTGGGTTTAAATATAGCTTTAAAGAAGTAAAGTATGAAAATGGCTATCGTTGTATTTTTTTTGATACAATGTATAAAAAATGTTTAATTTACAAGCATAGACCAAAACAATGTAGAACTTTTCCGTTTTGGGAGTATTTTAAAACGCACAAAGAGGAGTTAAAAAAAGAATGTATAGGGGTTTGCTTTCACTAATTATAGTTTTTATCCTAACAAGCCTTGCTTTAGCTAAAGGTGAAGATAAAATCCTACAAGCACTTATTTATGAAGAACATGGACAATTTCAAAAAGCATGTGATATTTATACAAATTTATTTCATGAAAATAATGAAAGTATTTATTTGCAAAAGGCTTTACTTTTAGCTTTAAGTGCTAATTTAAAACAAAAAGATGAGCTTTTAAAAGCTTCTAAAGACTTTTTAGAACACACAGCTATTGCAAGATTAAATGCTTTGTATTTTTTTGAAATAGGAGATTATAAACAAGCCGAAGCTATACTTTATAAACTCATTAAAGAAGAACAAGATTATAGAAATTATGAAATATTAGGCGATATTTTTGCCAAAAAAGCTTTATATACCAAAGCTTTAGAGCAATACAATCTTGCCTATAAGCTTTTTGAGCATGAAAATTTATTACTTAAAATAGTTGAAATTAATATCAAAAATAAAAATATCAACCAAGCTAAAAAGGCCTTAGAAGAATTTGTAAAAAGTTCACAATGTACCCTTAAAACATGCACCCTACTTTTAAAAATTTATCAAGAACAAAAAGATCACAAAGCAAGTATCCAAACCCTTGAAAAACTATATAAACTCAACAATGATATTAAATACATCTACGCTATGATAGAACTACTAGCACAAGAAAAAAACTACACTCAGGCTCTAAATTTAACCCAAAAATATAACATAGATCCTGATACTAAAATTTTCTTATACACGCAAACAAAAGATTATAAAAAAGCTTACGAAATAGCTTTAAAACATTATGAACTTAGTAAAGATAAAAAATATCTTTCCATGGCAGGCGTTTTGGAATTTGAAATTCATATGGATCCTAAAAGTAAAAAAGTCACGGACCCAAAAATTCTAGCTTCTATCATGAAAAAATTTGAGCAAAGCGTAGATATACGCAGCGATGCTTTATATCAAAACTATTATGGCTATGCCTTGATTGAATATGATATTGATATAGCCAAAGGTATGGAGCTAGTAGGCTGGGCGCTTGAACAAGAACCGCAAAATCTTTATTATCTTGACTCTTTAGCTTGGGGGTATTATAAACTTAAAGATTGTAAAAAGGCTTATGAAATTTTACAAAAAACACTGCATGATAAAGAATTTTCAAGTTCAGATGAAAGTAAAGAGCATTTAAAGGCCATTGAAAAATGTTTAAAACAATAGATTTAAAAAATCATTTTTCAAAAACACAAAAAATTCTGGAAAGTAAAAAAGAAATTTTTCCTTATGATATGCTAGGTAGAAGCCTAGCTTCCAATGCCTTTTATCCTAAAGATATTTATACACTTTTACATGAAAGAAAACTTTCACATTTTTTATATTCTAAAGATTTAAATTTTAATCATGAAAATTTTGATGCCATCATCTTACCAACAAGCCCTTTGCTTAATCAAGACATACAAAATTTAAGTCTTTTTAGACGCTACCATGAAAAACCTATTGTGCAATTTGATTTTATTTTTGATGAATATCAAATTTTAGAAAGCTTAGTATATGGGGCTGATGCGTTTATTGTATTTCCTAAAATGCTAAAAACTAAGCAACTAAAAAAACTTTATAATTTTGCAATACATCTTGGTTTAGAAGCCATTTTTTACCTTGAAAGCAAAAGTGATCTTAATAACGCTATTTTAGCAGGAGCTAGAATTTTTTTATTGGAAGATGAAAAGCTATTATCTTTGATACCAAAAAATAAAGCTCTTATAAGTAAAAATATCAAAAATTTACATGCTTGCATAAAGGAGAGTTGATGGAGTATTTATACGCGCCTTGGAGGGATGTTTATTTTAATAATAAAGATAAAAATTTTTGCCCTTTTTGTCATTGTAAGCATGAACTTAATGAAGATAAAAAACTTGGGGTAATTTTTAGAGCTAAAGAATGCTTTGGCATTATGAATAAATACCCTTATAGTCCGGGTCATTTTATGATTATCCCTTATGAGCATTTAGAAAATATAGAAGATTTAAGTGATGATACATGGCTAGAAATTAGCCATTTTGTGCGTATTGGAGTTAAAATTTTAAAAGAGAACTTTCATGCTAAGGGTGTTAATATAGGTATGAATTTGGGTAGTGCAGCAGGAGCTGGTATAGCGCCGCATTGTCATTATCATTTAATCCCAAGATGGCAAGGTGATACAAATTTTATCACTACCATAGGACAAACTAGAGTTTGTGGGAGTGATTTAGAAAAAATTTATACCACCTTATGTAAAGCTTTTAAAGACTATGTATAAAGAAGTTGATTTTGAAAATTTTTTAAAATTTAATTTTGATCTTTTAATTGATGCAAGAAGTCCCAAAGAATACAGCCATGCTCATATAAAATCTGCGCAAAATTACTATGCACTAAGTGATAATGAATTTGAAGAAATAGGCACACTTTATAAGAAAAACAAAGGCTTAGCTAAAGCAAAAGGCGCAAGTTATATTTGTAAAAATATGAGTGAGCATATTAATAAAATTTATCAAAGTTATAAAATAGGCTCTTTGGTGGGAATTTATTGTGCAAGAGGTGGTAAAAGATCAAAAGCTATTGCTTTAATCTTAGCTGAACTTGGTTATAGGGTTGTAAGATTAGAAGGTGGATATAAAGCTTATAGAAGTTATGTGAGTGAGTTTTTTAGAAAAGATTTAAATATTGAGTTTTTATGCCTTTGTGGTAATACAGCAAGTGGCAAAAGTGATTTAATCCAAACTTTAGATAATGCTTTAAATTTAGAAAAACTAGCCAACCATCAAGGATCAAGTTTTGGTAAAATTTATGGAGAACAACCAAGCCAAAAAGCTTTTGAAGATGAATTGTTTTATTTTTTAAAAGATTATAGCCATAAAACTTGTTTTATAGAAGCTGAAAGCAGACAAATTGGAAATTTAATCATCCCGCTAAATTTATACAATAGTATGCAAAAAGCTAAGAAAATTTGGTGTGAATGCGACACAGACTTGCGTATTCAAAGAGTTTTAAAAAACTACACTCCAATGGATAAAAAAGTATTTTATCAATGTGTTGAAAAAATATCACCTTATATCAGCAAGGATTTTAAACTAAAACTTTGTCAAAATTATGAAGAAAATAATTTAGAACTTTGTGTAAAAATGCTTTTTGAATATTATGATAAAGTATATAAAAAACCTACAAAAATTGATTATTTTATCAATAGTTCTAATTTAGATGAAGCTAAAAAACATCTTATGAGTTTAAACTCATAAGATTGTATTTACAAAGATAATAAAAATAATACTTGAAAGAATTCCAGCAACTGGTAAAGTAATCACCCATGCCAAGCCAATAGGCTTCATCATAGCCCATTTAGCATCTTTATTAAATACCCCTATACCCAAAATTGCACCGATTAAAATATGGGTTGAGCTAACTGGAATTCCAAGTTGGGTAGCTAAAAGTATAACAATACTTGCGCCAAGTTCAGCACTAAAGCCTGTTGTTGGCTTAATTTCTGCTAGTTTTGAACCCACAGTTTGAATAACTTCTTTACCCAAAAACCAAAGCCCAATAACTAAAGCTATACCAAACATAAGCATTACAGCAAATGGCACTGGCGAACTTGGATTGATAGTGTTGTTTTTAAGCACATTTAAAATTGCAGCAAATGGCCCAAGAGCATTAGCTATATCATTAGCTCCGTGCGAAAAAGCAAAACTTGAAGCAGTAAAAATTTGAAACCAAGAAAAAATCTTTTCTATGGTTTTATTAACCTGAGTTTTTTTCATCAATCTCACAACCGCTAAAGTAACAATATAAGCAAAAATAGAAATAATCGAAACTATCCATAAATTTTGCATTACATCTAAAGTAGAAACCTTATTTAAGCCCTTAAATAAAAACATAGAAGCAATAGTCAATGCACCTACACCTGCTATTAAAGGAACATGAAATTTCATTCTTGAGAAAACATCTATGTTTTTTTCTTTTTCTTTTAACTCTTTGATTTTTAACTTATATTCACTTCTTTTTTCATCATCATCTAAAACAATAGCACTAAGTTCTTTGATTTGCTCCTCTTGGCTTTTGTTTTTTAAATTTTTAAAATATTCTTCTTTAAATGCTTTTTTTTCTTTTTTAATTTCTTTTACTACAAGAGTTATTTCTTCTGATGGCTTTAAGATTTTTTTATAAATATAAGCATAAATTAAATACGCCACAAGCCCGCCAAGCAAAGGAGAAATAACCCAACTCATAGCTATTTTATAAATACCATTCCAATTTACCATAGATAATGCTTGATCTTGATCAAAAAATACAAACCCCATAGCAATACTTGAACCTACAATACCTCCTATAATACTATGAGTAGTAGAAACTGGAAGTCCTTTTTTAGTCGCCACAAAAAGCCAAATTCCAGAGCTTAATAAAGCCGAGAGCATTACACATACAAATACCATAGGATTAACCCCATCAGGCAAAACCACTATACCACTTCTTATGGTATTTGTTACTTCTCCTCCTGCAAACACAGCCCCGCTTAATTCAAATACAGCAGCGATTATCAAAGCTTGTTTTATAGTAACAGTTTTAGCGCCTACGCTAGTGCCAAATGAATTTGCAACATCATTACCACCAACATTAAAGGCCATGAAAATACCAAATATACTAGCAAGGATAAATAATATCATGGAATTATTAGGAATATAATTATACCCCCAAACAAAAAAACATAAAACACTCACAATAAAAATAAAAAATG
Proteins encoded in this region:
- a CDS encoding ABC transporter permease yields the protein MIRLENIQKKINNTTILENINLYIQKGEFVAIIGQSGSGKTSLLNIIGTLDEPSSGKYFLDAYEVTNLNKDEKARIRREKIGFIFQRYNLLSLLNAKDNVALPAVYAGKNKHERSQKAKELLSFLELDHKELSKPNELSGGQQQRVSIARALMNGGELILADEPTGALDSKSGKIVLEILNKLNEQGHTVVLVTHDREIAARAKRVIEIKDGKIISDNGTKKADEIKAKLMPKEKKSFNLLKNQLFESLKMSVASIIAHKLRSLLTMLGIIIGIASVVCVVALGLGAQQNILASISSIGTNTIEVVSGRGLGDIRSGRTRLNLSDLKTLSSLPYLEAVEADVGKIGVVTYKNNSLQARIYGVGPNHLRLRGFVMVDGRFINNEDIKDNTNICIIDENALRILFDNISAKDVLGKSVIFNKQPLTIVGVLKKERDNKGFRADENTIKIYTPYTTLMNKITGDKQIRAIVTKVKDEVNPTLAEEAMVKILEIKRGKKDFFTINSDAIKNAIEENTATLTLLISSIAVVSLIVGGIGVMNIMLVSVSERTREIGVRMAIGARKEDILMQFLIEAVLICSLGAIFGVMLSFIIIEVFNSLNFGFTMILSLNSVFLGLLSSVLIGVVFGFFPAKNAANLNPISALSKE
- a CDS encoding efflux RND transporter periplasmic adaptor subunit, which codes for MKKIIYLSMFLIILIIGVYFFFFANKEEYNYLTYEAKKQDITQSIEAIGEVYAKTQVDVGAQVSGQITKLHVKLGDHVNEGDLIAQIDKDKQQNDLDITKAQLESAKANLESKKIALDIATKQYQREQKLYAKKATSLENLENLKNTFYALRANVADLKAQTTQLEISLKNAQKDLAFTTITAPSKGEIINVAVEEGQTVNANQNTPSIVRLADLSEMEIRMQIAEADINKISVGKKVKFSILNEPDKKYEAVISSIDPANTTISDATSNTNLNSSSSASTNAVYYYARVFVKNDNNFLRIGMSTENEIAIKTENNTLVIPTLAIKSDTKGYYVEILKANNISVKTPVKLGIKDSLNTQILDGINEGDLVIIGKNKK
- a CDS encoding NAD(P)H-dependent oxidoreductase; translation: MQDYLNLMQNRSSIRAYTQEKISKENLEYILECARLSPSSLGLEPWKFLVFQKDEHKKEIAKIANNQSHVANCAAIIVVISRADFKDYFEEKLKKRGLSQEELNKRLQTYKPFLDAMDLEQSFIYAKEQSYLAIANIINAAYSLNLGSCIIGGFDKDKINQYLNLDTTKQRVSMLITLGHTQENTSVGKARFAFDEVVEFKD